A window of the Phycicoccus sp. M110.8 genome harbors these coding sequences:
- the ligD gene encoding non-homologous end-joining DNA ligase: MPEGEVTRVEVAGRRLKLTSLDKLLYPHTETTKGEVLNYYAQVADVILPHLAGRPVTRVRWPHGTSDQSFFEKNLPSGAPSWLPRVQVDDVTYPMVQDLSHLTYLVNLNSIELHVPQWRVDADGKRLHPDRLVVDLDPGAPAGLEECAQVALLVRDRLGELGLDLYPVTSGSKGMQLYATMPGDLSSDQTRDLAQQLAQELTKKHPDLIVWKMTKSLRPGKVFLDWSQNVAAKTTICPYSLRGKDAPTVAAPRTWDEVERGAEGGRFEQLDLEEVLERLDSEGDLIEDLLA; encoded by the coding sequence GTGCCTGAGGGCGAGGTGACCCGCGTCGAGGTGGCGGGGAGGCGGCTGAAGCTCACGAGCCTGGACAAGCTGCTCTACCCGCACACCGAGACGACCAAGGGCGAGGTGCTCAACTACTACGCCCAGGTCGCCGACGTGATCCTGCCGCACCTGGCCGGCCGCCCGGTGACGCGCGTCCGCTGGCCCCACGGGACGTCCGACCAGAGCTTCTTCGAGAAGAACCTGCCCTCGGGCGCGCCGTCGTGGCTGCCACGCGTGCAGGTCGACGACGTGACGTACCCGATGGTGCAGGACCTGTCGCACCTGACCTACCTCGTCAACCTCAACTCCATCGAGCTGCACGTGCCGCAATGGCGCGTCGACGCCGACGGGAAGCGGCTGCACCCGGACCGGCTGGTCGTCGACCTCGACCCCGGTGCCCCGGCCGGCCTGGAGGAGTGCGCGCAGGTCGCCCTCCTGGTGCGTGACCGGCTGGGTGAGCTCGGCCTCGACCTCTACCCGGTGACCAGCGGCAGCAAGGGGATGCAGCTCTACGCGACCATGCCCGGCGACCTGTCGTCGGACCAGACGCGCGACCTGGCCCAGCAGCTCGCGCAGGAGCTGACGAAGAAGCACCCCGACCTCATCGTCTGGAAGATGACCAAGTCGCTGCGGCCGGGCAAGGTCTTCCTGGACTGGAGCCAGAACGTCGCTGCCAAGACGACCATCTGCCCGTACTCGCTGCGGGGAAAGGACGCCCCCACGGTGGCCGCGCCGCGCACCTGGGACGAGGTCGAGCGGGGCGCCGAGGGTGGCCGGTTCGAGCAGCTCGACCTCGAGGAGGTCCTGGAGCGGCTGGACTCCGAGGGCGACCTGATCGAGGACCTGCTGGCCTAG
- a CDS encoding nuclear transport factor 2 family protein translates to MPTDDDLSVVEDCERALLTGSVRGDRLSAGLLLHPEFREVGQSGTVWDRDSILDLMEAEAHAGPVAIRAEDLVPTALAPDVVLLTYVSVSAHGRAHRSSVWVRRDGRWQLLHHQGTPVPPSAAPAPGPGTRDE, encoded by the coding sequence ATGCCCACCGACGACGACCTGTCCGTCGTCGAGGACTGCGAACGCGCCCTGCTCACCGGGTCGGTGCGCGGTGACCGGCTCAGCGCCGGGCTCCTGCTGCACCCGGAGTTCCGCGAGGTCGGGCAGTCGGGCACCGTCTGGGACCGCGACTCGATCCTCGACCTGATGGAGGCCGAGGCCCATGCGGGCCCGGTCGCCATCCGTGCCGAGGACCTCGTGCCGACGGCACTGGCGCCGGACGTGGTGCTGCTGACCTACGTCTCGGTCTCCGCGCACGGGCGCGCCCACCGGTCGTCGGTGTGGGTGCGCCGGGACGGCCGCTGGCAGCTGCTGCACCACCAGGGCACGCCCGTCCCGCCCTCGGCCGCACCTGCCCCGGGACCCGGCACGCGAGACGAGTGA
- a CDS encoding vWA domain-containing protein has protein sequence MTFVWPLALLALLVVPVLVVAYRGQERRRAAGRARLAAQGLVVPESSQPGRGRHVPAALMLAALTLLLLSLARPEATITEPHREGTVVLAFDVSTSMGAKDVTPTRLEAAKAAAASFVRRQPAGIRLGVVAFGDSAVVAQQPTDDRTMVLAAIDRLSPQGGTSLGQGIVAALGAIAGKPITVPQDDSGSLDGVDVGYYGSAVMVLLSDGENTTPPDPLAAADLASAAGVRVYPVGLGSPQGTVLQVDGFSISTALDEATLQQIAQRTDGQYRSATDAAALAKVYDSIHLAWTARSEKREVTSWFAAAAAVLLLAGAALSILRSGRVV, from the coding sequence ATGACGTTCGTCTGGCCGCTCGCCCTGCTGGCCCTCCTCGTGGTCCCCGTCCTCGTCGTGGCGTACCGGGGCCAGGAGCGTCGTCGCGCCGCGGGCCGGGCGCGCCTGGCCGCCCAGGGACTCGTCGTGCCGGAGTCCTCGCAGCCGGGCCGCGGGCGGCACGTGCCGGCGGCCCTGATGCTCGCGGCGCTGACGCTGCTGCTGCTGTCGCTGGCCCGGCCGGAGGCGACGATCACCGAGCCGCACCGGGAGGGCACGGTCGTCCTGGCCTTCGACGTCTCGACGAGCATGGGGGCCAAGGACGTCACGCCCACCCGCCTGGAGGCGGCCAAGGCCGCCGCGGCCTCGTTCGTGCGCCGCCAGCCCGCCGGCATCCGCCTGGGGGTCGTCGCGTTCGGCGACAGCGCGGTCGTGGCCCAGCAGCCCACGGACGACCGGACCATGGTGCTGGCCGCGATCGACCGGCTGAGCCCCCAGGGCGGGACGTCGCTGGGGCAGGGCATCGTCGCCGCGCTCGGGGCCATCGCGGGCAAGCCGATCACGGTGCCGCAGGACGACAGCGGCTCGCTCGACGGTGTCGACGTCGGCTACTACGGGTCGGCGGTCATGGTGCTGCTGTCGGACGGCGAGAACACCACCCCGCCGGACCCGCTCGCGGCCGCCGACCTCGCATCCGCAGCCGGGGTGCGCGTCTACCCGGTGGGGCTCGGCAGCCCCCAGGGAACGGTCCTGCAGGTCGACGGCTTCTCCATCTCGACCGCCCTCGACGAGGCCACCCTGCAGCAGATCGCCCAGCGGACCGACGGGCAGTACCGGTCGGCCACGGACGCCGCCGCGCTGGCCAAGGTCTACGACTCGATCCACCTCGCCTGGACGGCGCGCAGCGAGAAGCGCGAGGTCACCTCGTGGTTCGCGGCTGCTGCTGCCGTCCTGCTGCTCGCCGGTGCCGCCCTGTCGATCCTGCGGTCGGGACGGGTGGTCTGA
- the ligD gene encoding non-homologous end-joining DNA ligase produces the protein MRPMLATPATALPTGEDWLHEVKWDGMRVLADVRDGRLTLTSRAGNDATASFPELAGLADLYDDMLLDGEVVALDGGRPSFGALAERMHVRDRRKAERLAATRPVTFMVFDLLRLYGSDLTGQPLSARRELLERLDLDGRHWQVPPVYDDGQELFDATLEQGLEGVVSKRRSSPYLPGRRSADWLKSPHRATHSVVVGGWRPEQTNDSGRLGAILVGTPDGAGGWAFLGRVGSGIAGRAATLLAEEIGTGTIPHSPFSTPVPRVDAVGTTWVEPRLVVEVRALEVTRDGRLRQPAYLGVRPDLTPADLQEVDGA, from the coding sequence ATGCGTCCCATGCTGGCCACGCCGGCCACGGCCCTCCCCACGGGGGAGGACTGGCTGCACGAGGTGAAGTGGGACGGCATGCGCGTTCTCGCCGACGTCCGCGACGGCCGGCTGACGCTCACCTCGCGGGCGGGGAACGACGCGACGGCGAGCTTCCCCGAGCTCGCGGGGCTCGCCGACCTCTACGACGACATGCTGCTCGACGGCGAGGTCGTCGCCCTCGACGGTGGCCGCCCGTCCTTCGGCGCCCTCGCCGAGCGGATGCACGTGCGCGACCGGCGCAAGGCGGAGCGGCTGGCAGCGACGCGACCGGTCACCTTCATGGTGTTCGACCTGCTGCGGCTCTACGGCTCCGACCTCACGGGCCAGCCCCTGTCGGCCCGGCGCGAGCTGCTCGAGCGGCTCGACCTCGACGGCCGGCACTGGCAGGTGCCCCCGGTCTACGACGACGGGCAGGAGCTGTTCGACGCGACGCTGGAGCAGGGGCTCGAGGGCGTCGTGAGCAAGCGCCGCTCCTCCCCCTACCTGCCCGGGCGGCGCTCCGCGGACTGGCTGAAGTCGCCGCACCGGGCCACCCACTCCGTCGTCGTCGGCGGGTGGCGACCGGAGCAGACCAACGACTCCGGCCGGCTCGGGGCGATCCTCGTGGGCACCCCCGACGGCGCCGGCGGCTGGGCCTTCCTCGGCCGTGTCGGCAGCGGCATCGCCGGCCGCGCAGCCACGCTCCTGGCCGAGGAGATCGGCACCGGGACGATCCCGCACTCGCCGTTCTCCACGCCCGTGCCCCGGGTCGACGCGGTCGGCACCACGTGGGTCGAGCCGCGCCTCGTCGTGGAGGTGCGCGCCCTCGAGGTGACGCGGGACGGCCGGCTGCGCCAGCCGGCATACCTCGGGGTGCGCCCCGACCTCACGCCCGCGGACCTGCAGGAGGTGGACGGTGCCTGA
- a CDS encoding vWA domain-containing protein: MRFGLPYALLALLAVPALAAAYVWQLRRRRRQAIRFSSVSLLRAALPRQRRWRRHVPVALVLAALTLLAVAGARPQVRAQVPVSSSAVILAIDVSGSMCSTDVQPNRLTAAQQAVRQFIDRQDGDLRIGLVVFSGFSELAVAPTTDHDQLRQAVDALTTGRGTAIGSAILKSIDAISEINPEVAPSDPTAAMPQTDPAQPVPTEPAPGSPTPGPPSGVRTAPEIVVLLTDGANTRGVTPAAAAQQAAQRGVRVFPIGFGTTQPTQMVCTRQQLGGGALDGPPGGFGGGFGGAIGPGGRNFLVVDEAALKNVADTTGGRYFKAEDAGQLQDVLKDLPAQVDRQERTVDISVGFAALAALVLVLGLALGGRWVTHPQ; encoded by the coding sequence ATGCGCTTCGGGCTCCCATACGCACTGCTGGCACTCCTGGCGGTGCCGGCGCTCGCCGCGGCATACGTGTGGCAGCTGCGCCGACGCCGGCGCCAGGCGATCCGGTTCTCCAGCGTCTCCCTCCTGCGCGCGGCGCTCCCGCGGCAGCGCCGGTGGCGTCGGCACGTGCCGGTGGCCCTCGTGCTGGCCGCGCTGACCCTCCTGGCGGTCGCCGGGGCGCGGCCCCAGGTCAGGGCGCAGGTGCCGGTGTCGAGCTCGGCGGTCATCCTCGCCATCGACGTCTCGGGGTCGATGTGCTCCACCGACGTGCAGCCCAACCGGCTCACGGCCGCCCAGCAGGCGGTGCGCCAGTTCATCGACCGGCAGGACGGCGACCTGCGGATCGGGCTCGTCGTCTTCTCGGGGTTCTCCGAGCTCGCGGTCGCGCCCACGACCGACCACGACCAGCTGCGCCAGGCGGTCGACGCGCTCACCACCGGGCGCGGCACCGCCATCGGCTCGGCCATCCTCAAGTCCATCGACGCCATCTCCGAGATCAACCCCGAGGTCGCGCCGTCCGACCCGACCGCCGCGATGCCGCAGACCGATCCCGCCCAGCCGGTGCCCACCGAGCCGGCGCCCGGGTCGCCGACGCCGGGACCGCCCAGCGGCGTGCGCACCGCGCCGGAGATCGTCGTGCTGCTCACCGACGGGGCGAACACCCGCGGCGTCACGCCTGCCGCCGCGGCCCAGCAGGCGGCCCAGCGGGGCGTGCGGGTCTTCCCCATCGGCTTCGGCACGACCCAGCCCACCCAGATGGTCTGCACCCGCCAGCAGCTCGGTGGGGGCGCGCTCGACGGGCCGCCCGGGGGATTCGGGGGCGGCTTCGGCGGGGCGATCGGTCCCGGCGGGCGCAACTTCCTCGTCGTCGACGAGGCCGCGCTCAAGAACGTCGCCGACACCACCGGTGGGCGCTACTTCAAGGCGGAGGACGCCGGCCAGCTGCAGGACGTCCTGAAGGACCTGCCGGCGCAGGTGGACCGCCAGGAGCGCACCGTCGACATCAGCGTCGGCTTCGCGGCCCTCGCCGCCCTCGTGCTGGTGCTCGGCCTCGCCCTCGGGGGCAGGTGGGTCACCCACCCCCAGTGA
- a CDS encoding Ku protein translates to MRAIWKGAVSFGLVNVPIRLYSATENHDVQFRQVHREDGGRIKYQRICSIDGEVVSYDDIAKGYETEDGEMVVLTDEDFKDLPATSSKEISVEKFVPAEQIDPMLFDKSYYLEPDKAATKPYVLLRDALERENRMAVVTVSIRTRMTMAVLRVHEGVIVMQTMLWPDEIRKPDFATLDDDQKATKQELAMADLLIEQLAGDYEPDEYEDDYAAALQALVKAKVEGGEVQFTPESKDESGEVVDLLAALKRSVDKAKASRGEAPAPQKAAAKKTGASGATAKKATATKAAAKSTAAKKTASKSASKTAAKKTAKKAS, encoded by the coding sequence ATGCGAGCCATCTGGAAGGGCGCGGTGTCGTTCGGGCTGGTCAACGTGCCCATCCGGCTGTACTCCGCCACCGAGAACCACGACGTGCAGTTCCGCCAGGTGCACCGCGAGGACGGCGGGCGGATCAAGTACCAGCGGATCTGCTCGATCGACGGCGAGGTCGTGTCCTACGACGACATCGCCAAGGGGTACGAGACCGAGGACGGCGAGATGGTCGTCCTCACCGACGAGGACTTCAAGGACCTGCCGGCGACCAGCAGCAAGGAGATCTCGGTCGAGAAGTTCGTGCCGGCCGAGCAGATCGACCCGATGCTCTTCGACAAGTCGTACTACCTCGAGCCGGACAAGGCGGCGACCAAGCCCTACGTCCTGCTGCGCGACGCGCTCGAGCGCGAGAACCGCATGGCCGTGGTCACCGTCTCGATCCGCACCCGCATGACGATGGCGGTGCTGCGGGTGCACGAGGGCGTCATCGTCATGCAGACGATGTTGTGGCCGGACGAGATCCGCAAGCCCGACTTCGCCACCCTCGACGACGACCAGAAGGCCACCAAGCAGGAGCTCGCGATGGCGGACCTGCTCATCGAGCAGCTGGCCGGCGACTACGAGCCGGACGAGTACGAGGACGACTACGCGGCGGCGCTGCAGGCACTGGTCAAGGCCAAGGTCGAGGGCGGCGAGGTGCAGTTCACGCCGGAGTCCAAGGACGAGTCCGGCGAGGTGGTCGACCTGCTCGCCGCGCTCAAGCGGTCCGTCGACAAGGCCAAGGCGTCCCGCGGCGAGGCGCCCGCCCCGCAGAAGGCGGCCGCAAAGAAGACCGGCGCGTCGGGCGCGACTGCGAAGAAGGCGACCGCCACCAAGGCTGCCGCGAAGTCGACCGCGGCGAAGAAGACCGCGTCGAAGAGCGCGTCGAAGACGGCCGCCAAGAAGACCGCGAAGAAGGCCAGCTGA
- a CDS encoding Fpg/Nei family DNA glycosylase produces MPEGHTLHALARDLDRAFAGTRPEATSPQGRFAAGAELLSGRELVHATSWGKHLFVEFEGDAWLHVHLGLIGKFSVDGHEYAGATPVTGQVRLRLQTDEHVADLRGPNLCAVITPEQVEAVTSRLGPDPLRPEPDPDIAWRRISRSGKSIAELLMDQSVLAGVGNVYRCEVLFRQRVDPFRPGREIRRTTWDAIWRDLVDLLPMGVATGRIVTVEKQVEQVRAELAGGSATPLLERTSYVYRRQGEPCRVCGSRVRTQVVAGRNLFWCGRCQRRR; encoded by the coding sequence ATGCCCGAAGGCCACACGCTCCACGCCCTCGCGCGTGACCTCGACCGCGCCTTCGCCGGCACCCGCCCGGAGGCCACCAGCCCGCAGGGCCGGTTCGCCGCCGGTGCCGAGCTGCTGTCCGGACGCGAGCTCGTGCACGCCACCTCGTGGGGCAAGCACCTCTTCGTGGAGTTCGAGGGCGACGCCTGGCTGCACGTGCACCTCGGCCTGATCGGGAAGTTCTCCGTGGACGGCCACGAGTACGCCGGCGCCACGCCCGTCACCGGCCAGGTGCGGCTGCGGCTGCAGACCGACGAGCACGTCGCTGACCTGCGCGGCCCGAACCTCTGCGCCGTCATCACGCCCGAGCAGGTGGAGGCTGTCACCTCCCGGCTCGGCCCCGACCCCCTGCGGCCCGAGCCCGACCCGGACATCGCCTGGCGCCGGATCAGCCGCAGCGGCAAGTCGATCGCCGAGCTGCTCATGGACCAGTCGGTGCTCGCCGGGGTCGGCAACGTCTACCGTTGCGAGGTCCTGTTCCGCCAGCGGGTGGACCCCTTCCGGCCGGGCCGGGAGATCCGCCGCACCACCTGGGACGCCATCTGGCGCGACCTCGTCGACCTGCTCCCCATGGGCGTGGCGACCGGTCGCATCGTGACGGTCGAGAAGCAGGTCGAGCAGGTCAGGGCCGAGCTGGCGGGTGGGTCCGCGACGCCGCTCCTCGAGCGCACCTCCTACGTCTACCGCCGCCAGGGCGAGCCGTGCCGCGTCTGCGGCTCACGGGTCCGGACGCAGGTCGTGGCCGGCCGGAACCTCTTCTGGTGCGGCCGCTGCCAGCGTCGTCGCTGA